One part of the Candidatus Sulfotelmatobacter sp. genome encodes these proteins:
- the tyrS gene encoding tyrosine--tRNA ligase, with amino-acid sequence MTPERQFELLARGTEEILPEGALLERLRLAARENRPLRVKQGFDPTAPDIHLGHTVGLRKLRQFQDLGHRIVLIVGDYTAMVGDPSGRNKTRPQLEQAEVEANARTYLEQFYRVLDRDPAPPRLPVEVRRNSEWLGKMSFLEVARLCSRYTVARMLERDDFAKRFEAQHPIALHELLYPMMVGYDSLIVKADVELGATEQKFNLLIGRVIQEDYGELPQIAMTLPVLPGLDGKQRMSKSLGNYIGVADPPADMFGKVMSLPDSVLEMFWRLVTDADADELKAIERELGDAGINPMSIKKRLGERLVRMYHGEEAARRARESFEAQFSRREVPRDLAEFGRAAVTAAAKDGGRPKLLEFLLAAGFAESRGAARRLISQGAVSVDGERVGDPEAAQDPGHPFVLRAGRKMKRYVP; translated from the coding sequence ATGACACCGGAACGTCAATTCGAGCTGCTGGCGCGGGGGACCGAAGAGATCCTGCCCGAAGGTGCGCTGCTCGAGCGCCTTCGGCTCGCCGCGCGAGAGAATCGGCCGCTGCGCGTCAAACAGGGGTTCGATCCCACCGCGCCCGACATCCATCTCGGCCACACGGTCGGATTGAGAAAGCTCCGCCAGTTTCAGGATCTCGGCCACCGAATCGTGCTGATCGTCGGCGACTACACCGCGATGGTCGGAGATCCGAGCGGTCGCAACAAGACGCGCCCGCAGCTCGAACAGGCGGAGGTCGAGGCCAACGCGCGCACCTATCTCGAGCAGTTCTACCGCGTGCTCGATCGCGATCCCGCGCCGCCGCGACTGCCGGTCGAGGTTCGGCGCAACAGCGAATGGCTCGGCAAGATGAGCTTTCTCGAGGTCGCGCGTCTCTGCTCGCGCTACACCGTGGCGCGCATGCTCGAGCGCGACGATTTCGCGAAACGATTCGAGGCACAGCACCCGATCGCGCTCCACGAGCTGCTGTATCCCATGATGGTGGGCTACGACTCGCTGATCGTGAAGGCCGACGTCGAGCTCGGTGCCACCGAGCAGAAGTTCAATCTGCTGATCGGCCGCGTGATCCAGGAGGACTACGGCGAGCTGCCGCAGATCGCCATGACGCTTCCCGTGCTGCCGGGCCTCGATGGCAAGCAACGCATGAGCAAGAGCCTGGGCAACTACATCGGCGTGGCGGATCCGCCGGCCGACATGTTCGGAAAGGTGATGAGCCTTCCCGATTCCGTGCTGGAAATGTTCTGGCGGCTGGTGACCGACGCCGACGCCGACGAGCTGAAGGCGATCGAGCGCGAACTCGGTGACGCGGGCATCAATCCGATGTCGATCAAGAAGCGGCTCGGGGAGCGTCTGGTTCGCATGTATCACGGCGAGGAAGCGGCACGGCGCGCGCGCGAATCGTTCGAGGCGCAGTTCAGCCGAAGGGAAGTGCCGCGGGATCTGGCGGAGTTCGGCCGCGCGGCGGTGACGGCCGCGGCGAAGGATGGAGGACGGCCGAAGTTGCTCGAGTTCCTGCTCGCGGCGGGTTTCGCCGAGTCGCGCGGGGCGGCCCGGCGACTGATCTCGCAGGGCGCGGTGAGTGTGGACGGGGAAAGGGTCGGCGACCCTGAAGCCGCGCAAGACCCCGGCCATCCGTTCGTGCTGCGCGCCGGGCGGAAGATGAAGCGGTATGTGCCTTAA
- a CDS encoding PBP1A family penicillin-binding protein, which yields MVALFGAAGAVFGIVQWLGRDLPSPDQLTAIQTPVKTLVFDDRGRVLHEFYKENRSVIPLRLVPRNLINATLSTEDRNFYEHWGVDLWGVARAAITNVLKMRRAEGGSTITQQLARNLFLTHERTITRKLKEIALAMRIERAYSKDQILQMYFNQIYFGEGAYGVEAAAKTFFGKPIQDLTLPECALLAGLPANPSLYSPRRRPNAALARRSKVLRNLLVTKSITQVEFDNAIHAPLGVTTVRYSNDRAPYFVEMIRQHLEERYGSNAVYESGLKVYTTLDIDLQQVAERALEKQLTSLEAELRLKETRANFVPPEGDSARAAEGTPYLQGALVAIDPHNGSIRALIGGRDFNQSNFNRAVQARRQAGSAFKPFVYVAAMDNGFRPTDVIVDEPVSFPAGDGTLYQPANYDRTFRGPVTLRYALQQSINIPAIKLLRKVGTSLVASYARRMGIRSPIGQNLSMALGSSEVTLLELTSAYCVFANSGVRNDPLFILRVEDRNGTVLEKNAPRPTEVLSAQTAAVMTSMLESVMDHGTGHPARDRGFLLPAAGKTGTMDEYMDAWFEGYIPSLVCGVWVGYDVKKTIGANMTGARAALPVWTDFMIGATRGRPTEDFSMPAGMVTRQVCAETGMLATDACPDVTNEMFSEGSEPTEYCSAHPGKPLSPPVTPALSTTTEVAHPDLRELDRSDRARDREHIKIR from the coding sequence ATGGTGGCGCTGTTCGGCGCGGCCGGCGCCGTGTTCGGCATCGTCCAGTGGCTGGGTCGTGATCTTCCCTCGCCGGACCAGCTCACGGCGATCCAGACCCCGGTCAAGACGCTGGTGTTCGATGATCGCGGCCGGGTGCTCCACGAGTTCTACAAGGAGAACCGCTCGGTCATCCCGCTGCGCCTGGTGCCGCGGAACCTGATCAACGCGACGCTCTCGACCGAAGATCGCAATTTCTACGAGCACTGGGGCGTAGACCTGTGGGGCGTCGCCCGCGCCGCGATCACCAACGTGCTGAAGATGCGGCGCGCCGAGGGCGGCAGCACCATCACGCAGCAGCTCGCGCGCAACCTGTTCCTCACCCACGAGCGCACGATCACCCGCAAGCTCAAGGAGATCGCGCTCGCCATGCGCATCGAGCGCGCCTACTCGAAGGATCAGATCCTGCAGATGTACTTCAACCAGATCTACTTCGGCGAAGGCGCCTACGGGGTCGAGGCCGCCGCCAAGACCTTCTTCGGCAAGCCGATCCAGGACCTCACGCTGCCCGAGTGCGCGCTGCTGGCGGGGCTTCCCGCCAATCCCAGCCTCTATTCACCGCGTCGCCGGCCCAATGCGGCACTCGCGCGGCGCTCCAAGGTGCTTCGCAACCTGCTGGTGACCAAGTCCATCACCCAGGTCGAGTTCGACAACGCGATTCACGCTCCGCTCGGAGTGACCACGGTCCGCTACAGCAACGATCGCGCGCCCTACTTCGTGGAAATGATCCGCCAGCATCTGGAGGAACGCTATGGCTCGAACGCCGTGTACGAGTCGGGCCTGAAGGTCTACACCACGCTCGACATCGATCTGCAACAGGTCGCCGAGCGCGCGCTCGAGAAGCAGCTGACCTCGCTCGAGGCCGAGCTCAGGCTCAAGGAGACGCGCGCCAACTTCGTGCCTCCCGAGGGCGACAGCGCGCGCGCCGCCGAGGGCACGCCCTACCTGCAGGGCGCGCTGGTGGCGATCGACCCGCACAACGGCTCGATCCGCGCGCTGATCGGCGGTCGTGACTTCAATCAGAGCAACTTCAATCGCGCGGTGCAGGCGCGGCGCCAGGCGGGTTCGGCGTTCAAACCGTTCGTGTACGTGGCGGCTATGGACAACGGCTTCCGGCCCACCGACGTGATCGTGGACGAGCCCGTGTCGTTCCCGGCCGGCGACGGCACGCTTTATCAGCCCGCCAACTATGACCGCACGTTCCGGGGGCCGGTGACGCTTCGGTACGCGCTCCAGCAGTCCATCAACATCCCGGCGATCAAGCTGCTGCGCAAGGTCGGAACGTCGCTGGTGGCGAGCTACGCGCGGCGGATGGGTATCCGCAGCCCGATCGGCCAGAACCTCTCGATGGCGCTCGGCAGCAGCGAGGTGACGCTGCTCGAGCTGACCTCGGCGTACTGCGTGTTCGCGAACAGCGGCGTTCGCAACGACCCGCTGTTCATCCTGCGCGTCGAAGACCGGAACGGCACCGTGCTCGAGAAGAACGCGCCGCGTCCCACCGAGGTGTTGTCGGCGCAAACCGCGGCGGTGATGACCTCGATGCTCGAGAGCGTGATGGACCACGGCACCGGGCATCCCGCGCGCGACCGCGGCTTCCTGCTGCCCGCGGCCGGCAAGACCGGCACTATGGACGAGTACATGGACGCCTGGTTCGAGGGCTACATCCCGAGCCTGGTGTGCGGTGTGTGGGTCGGCTACGACGTGAAGAAGACGATCGGGGCCAACATGACGGGCGCTCGCGCCGCTCTTCCGGTGTGGACCGACTTCATGATCGGCGCAACCCGCGGGCGGCCCACCGAGGATTTCTCGATGCCGGCGGGCATGGTGACGCGTCAGGTGTGCGCCGAAACCGGAATGCTGGCGACCGATGCCTGTCCCGACGTCACCAACGAGATGTTCAGCGAGGGCTCGGAGCCGACCGAATACTGCAGCGCGCATCCCGGCAAACCGCTGTCGCCGCCGGTGACGCCCGCGCTCTCGACCACCACCGAGGTCGCGCATCCCGACCTCAGGGAACTCGATCGCTCGGATCGCGCCCGCGATCGGGAGCACATCAAGATTCGCTGA
- a CDS encoding thymidine phosphorylase: MLSSALDPRAFLRVKRDGGRHAPEEIRAFIEGHGTGAIPDYQVSAWLMAAYLNGLDDAETDALTQALLHSGHVFDWSALGRPTADKHSTGGVGDKISLILAPLVAACGVLVPMVSGRGLGHTGGTLDKLESIPGFRTRLTPDELRAQLDRVGVVMVGQGPDLAPADGRLYALRDVTSTVERDYFIVPSIVSKKIAEGASALVYDVKSGSGAFMKTRDAARGLARRLVATSRALGARAAAFVTDMSWPIGEAVGNALEVTESWRVLRGERVAGTRELTLTLAAEMVSLAGEAPRQKSREQVEGALDSGAALEKFERMVEAQGGDLSELRAKGSLHPAPASVEVVADREGVLAGCECDRLGELLVEWGGGRLRKEDAIDPRVGLTMLRSRGERVKRGEAFARLMLAREDRVAAARVAACFSIEATAPPAAPADLVFERLE, translated from the coding sequence ATACTGAGTTCCGCGCTCGATCCGCGCGCGTTCCTGCGCGTGAAGCGCGACGGCGGCCGGCACGCGCCCGAAGAGATCCGCGCGTTCATCGAGGGTCACGGCACGGGCGCCATTCCCGACTATCAGGTGAGCGCGTGGCTGATGGCCGCCTACCTGAACGGCCTCGACGACGCCGAGACCGACGCGCTCACTCAGGCGTTGCTCCACTCGGGCCATGTCTTCGACTGGAGCGCCCTGGGTCGTCCGACCGCCGACAAGCATTCCACCGGCGGCGTCGGCGACAAGATTTCCCTGATCCTCGCGCCGCTGGTCGCGGCCTGCGGGGTGCTGGTGCCGATGGTTTCGGGCCGCGGCCTCGGCCATACCGGCGGAACGCTCGACAAGCTCGAGAGCATCCCGGGTTTCCGCACGCGGCTCACGCCCGACGAGCTGCGCGCGCAACTCGATCGCGTCGGCGTGGTGATGGTCGGCCAGGGGCCGGACCTGGCGCCCGCTGACGGCCGGCTGTACGCACTGCGCGACGTGACCTCGACTGTCGAGCGCGACTATTTCATCGTCCCGAGCATCGTCAGCAAGAAGATCGCCGAGGGCGCCAGCGCCCTGGTCTACGACGTGAAGAGCGGAAGCGGCGCCTTCATGAAGACCCGGGACGCCGCGCGCGGGCTGGCGCGCCGGCTGGTGGCGACCTCGCGAGCGCTGGGCGCGCGCGCCGCGGCGTTCGTCACCGACATGAGCTGGCCGATCGGCGAGGCGGTGGGGAACGCGCTCGAAGTGACCGAGTCGTGGCGGGTGCTCCGTGGCGAACGGGTGGCCGGCACGCGAGAGCTGACCCTCACGCTCGCCGCCGAGATGGTTTCACTGGCCGGCGAAGCCCCTCGCCAGAAGTCGCGAGAGCAGGTGGAGGGGGCGTTGGATTCCGGCGCCGCGCTCGAAAAGTTCGAACGCATGGTGGAGGCCCAGGGCGGCGATCTCTCCGAGCTGCGCGCAAAGGGAAGTTTGCACCCGGCGCCGGCCAGCGTGGAGGTCGTCGCGGACCGCGAGGGCGTCCTCGCGGGCTGCGAGTGCGACCGCCTGGGCGAGCTGTTGGTGGAATGGGGAGGCGGCCGCCTCCGCAAGGAGGACGCGATCGATCCGCGCGTCGGGCTCACGATGTTGCGCTCGCGTGGAGAACGCGTGAAGCGCGGTGAAGCCTTCGCACGACTGATGCTGGCCCGCGAGGATCGCGTGGCCGCGGCTCGCGTGGCGGCATGCTTCTCGATCGAGGCCACGGCGCCGCCGGCGGCTCCCGCCGATCTGGTGTTCGAGCGGCTGGAATGA
- the deoC gene encoding deoxyribose-phosphate aldolase, producing the protein MSRERDELVETITRAVMERLQGAPAEKPAPPRPSASVASAPPPSVRVTETSDAVTRERLRMFSISGASGPEETRTLHSAGAARVVATVGYCPASDGLASLIDHTLLKPDADRAQIEQLCREAAQYCFASVCVNPNWVPVCRELLKGSGVKVCTVIGFPFGSHLPDVKAYEARRAVEQGAEEVDMVINIGALKSKDYALVEQDIRGVVQAVGKDTVVKVILETALLTREEKIMGSTLAKAAGADFVKTSTGFGGGGATVEDIQLMRETVGPEMGVKASGGVRTKQDVEAMVAAGATRIGASAGVKIVRGEAAAGKGY; encoded by the coding sequence ATGAGCCGCGAGCGCGATGAGCTGGTCGAGACCATTACCCGCGCGGTGATGGAACGGCTGCAGGGCGCCCCGGCGGAGAAGCCGGCGCCGCCCAGGCCGTCGGCTTCCGTGGCCAGCGCGCCCCCGCCGTCGGTGCGCGTCACCGAGACCAGCGATGCCGTCACGCGAGAGCGGCTCAGGATGTTCAGCATTTCGGGCGCCAGCGGCCCCGAGGAGACGCGAACGCTCCATTCCGCCGGCGCCGCGCGCGTGGTGGCGACGGTGGGCTACTGCCCGGCCTCCGACGGCCTCGCGTCGCTCATCGACCACACGCTGCTCAAGCCCGACGCGGATCGCGCGCAAATCGAACAGCTCTGTCGCGAGGCCGCTCAATACTGCTTCGCGTCGGTGTGCGTGAATCCCAACTGGGTCCCGGTGTGCCGGGAGCTGCTGAAGGGGAGCGGGGTCAAGGTCTGCACCGTGATCGGCTTCCCGTTCGGCTCGCATCTTCCCGACGTCAAGGCCTACGAAGCGCGCCGGGCGGTGGAGCAGGGCGCCGAGGAAGTCGACATGGTGATCAACATCGGTGCGCTCAAGTCCAAAGACTATGCGCTGGTGGAGCAGGACATTCGCGGCGTCGTGCAGGCGGTCGGGAAGGACACGGTGGTGAAGGTCATCCTCGAGACCGCGCTTCTCACGCGCGAGGAGAAGATCATGGGCTCGACGCTCGCCAAGGCGGCGGGCGCCGACTTCGTCAAGACATCGACCGGATTCGGCGGCGGGGGCGCCACCGTCGAGGACATTCAGCTCATGCGGGAAACCGTGGGCCCCGAGATGGGCGTCAAGGCGTCCGGTGGGGTGCGCACCAAGCAAGATGTCGAAGCCATGGTGGCGGCCGGCGCCACTCGCATCGGCGCCTCGGCGGGCGTCAAGATCGTGCGCGGCGAGGCCGCGGCTGGGAAGGGATACTGA
- the cdd gene encoding cytidine deaminase: MTPARRRTSRSPNQRLWPPARLIGEAEKARRFSHSPYSGFAVGAALLGRDGRVTLGCNVENASFGLSICAERNAIWNAVSEGLRDFEAIAVSAGNRHGASPCGACRQVLHEFAPDLWVIWRGPGGRILERRLSELLPFAFDFPGRSR, encoded by the coding sequence GTGACGCCCGCCCGGCGCCGGACTTCGCGGTCCCCGAACCAGCGGCTGTGGCCTCCCGCGAGGCTGATCGGCGAGGCCGAGAAGGCGCGCCGTTTCTCGCATTCACCCTACTCGGGATTCGCGGTGGGGGCGGCGCTGCTCGGCCGTGACGGCCGGGTGACGCTCGGCTGCAACGTCGAGAACGCCTCGTTCGGGCTTTCGATCTGCGCCGAGCGCAACGCGATCTGGAACGCGGTGAGCGAGGGGCTTCGTGATTTCGAAGCGATCGCGGTCTCGGCCGGGAACCGGCACGGCGCCTCGCCGTGCGGCGCCTGCCGGCAGGTGCTCCACGAATTTGCGCCCGATCTCTGGGTGATCTGGCGGGGACCGGGCGGGCGCATTCTCGAACGCCGGCTGAGCGAGCTGCTCCCGTTCGCGTTCGACTTTCCGGGACGGTCGCGATGA
- a CDS encoding phosphopentomutase codes for MRVFLIVLDGVGVGALPDAADYGDAGSDTLRHVAEAMNGLRLPRLERLGLGNLVSLPGVRALSSPVGARGKMGERSKGKDSTTGHWEMMGVISERPFPTYPRGFPEDLLEHLARETGRPWMGNVVGSGTEVIARFGEEHQRTARPIVYTSADSVFQIAAHEQTLPLEELYRICRIVRRALPPEHAVGRVIARPFIGSPGAYTRTPNRRDFSLDPPEPTVLDRLTAAGWPVITVGKVDDLFAARGVTEAIHTRGNAEGEDVLASLARREGQGLVFANLVDFDQLYGHRNDVAGFARALEEFDERVEELLGVLRSDELCMITADHGNDPTTPSTDHSREYVPLLIGGPRVRPGVDLGTRDTFADVGATLSELFGLTRPPAGKSFLREVRA; via the coding sequence ATGCGCGTCTTCCTGATCGTGCTGGATGGCGTGGGCGTCGGCGCTCTGCCCGACGCCGCCGACTACGGCGACGCCGGCAGCGACACGCTGCGGCACGTCGCCGAAGCCATGAACGGGTTGCGGCTGCCGAGGCTCGAGCGGCTCGGCCTCGGCAATCTGGTCTCGTTGCCCGGGGTGCGCGCGCTGTCGAGTCCCGTCGGCGCGCGCGGAAAGATGGGCGAGCGATCCAAGGGCAAGGACAGCACCACCGGCCACTGGGAGATGATGGGCGTGATCTCCGAGCGGCCGTTCCCCACCTACCCGCGCGGCTTCCCCGAAGACCTGCTCGAGCATCTCGCGCGCGAGACCGGGCGGCCATGGATGGGCAACGTGGTGGGATCCGGCACCGAGGTGATCGCCCGCTTCGGCGAAGAGCACCAGCGCACGGCCCGGCCGATCGTCTACACCTCGGCCGACAGCGTCTTCCAGATCGCGGCGCACGAGCAGACCCTCCCGCTCGAAGAGCTCTACCGGATCTGCCGCATCGTCCGGCGCGCGCTTCCGCCCGAGCACGCCGTCGGCCGCGTCATCGCGCGGCCCTTTATCGGATCGCCGGGCGCCTATACCCGCACCCCGAATCGGCGGGACTTCTCGCTCGATCCGCCCGAGCCCACCGTGCTCGATCGCCTGACCGCGGCGGGCTGGCCGGTGATCACCGTCGGCAAGGTGGACGACCTGTTCGCGGCTCGCGGCGTCACGGAAGCGATCCACACGCGCGGCAACGCCGAGGGCGAGGACGTGCTCGCTTCGCTGGCGCGCCGGGAGGGACAGGGGCTAGTCTTCGCCAATCTGGTGGATTTCGACCAGCTCTACGGCCACCGGAATGACGTCGCGGGTTTCGCGCGGGCGCTCGAGGAGTTCGACGAGCGCGTGGAGGAACTGCTGGGAGTGCTTCGCTCCGACGAGCTGTGCATGATCACCGCCGACCACGGCAACGATCCGACCACACCGAGCACCGACCATTCGCGCGAGTACGTCCCGCTGCTGATCGGCGGCCCGCGGGTGCGCCCGGGAGTGGACCTCGGCACGCGCGACACCTTCGCCGACGTCGGCGCGACGCTCTCCGAGCTGTTCGGCCTGACTCGGCCACCGGCGGGGAAGAGCTTTCTGCGCGAGGTGCGTGCGTGA
- the alr gene encoding alanine racemase, which yields MPMPVSTWVEVDLDRFAANLRAIRSLLASRAGASEGGAGSGRARRAPADILLVVKADAYGHGAVEIAEAGAREGVACLGVATLHEGIQLRQAGCELPIIVLSPLVPGEIGEALSHGLDPTVCDLEFARAVSAAAAKSGRPVRCHVEIDTGMGRIGVLEESAEQFLAELTRLPGIRLASLYTHFPDADAEDLGFSQRQLTRFRELVSRLAARGIRPPRLHASNSAGTLNLPDAGFDWVRLGLAAYGHLPPHSRAEVPLEPVMAFKSRLVQVRDLPAGATISYGRTFVTSRPTRSGVVAVGYGHGYSWLLSNRGEMLVRGARVPILGRVTMDLTMVDLTEVPDAALGDEVTLFGSQGDAVLPLEEVARQSETIPYEIMCTIGKRVTRIYLREGRPVKLTSLVGESAEWAAQAADHFRMRAQALAAARHP from the coding sequence ATGCCGATGCCCGTCTCCACCTGGGTGGAGGTGGATCTCGATCGTTTCGCCGCCAATCTGCGCGCGATCCGCTCGCTGCTCGCCTCGCGCGCGGGCGCGAGCGAGGGCGGGGCGGGTTCCGGGCGCGCGCGGCGCGCTCCTGCCGACATCCTGCTGGTCGTCAAGGCCGACGCCTACGGCCACGGCGCGGTGGAGATCGCCGAGGCCGGCGCCCGGGAAGGCGTCGCCTGCCTGGGCGTCGCGACGCTTCACGAGGGCATCCAGCTCCGTCAGGCCGGGTGCGAGCTGCCGATCATCGTGCTTTCGCCACTGGTTCCCGGCGAGATCGGCGAAGCGCTGAGTCACGGGCTCGACCCCACCGTGTGCGATCTCGAATTCGCCCGTGCGGTGTCGGCGGCGGCGGCGAAGTCGGGCCGCCCGGTGCGTTGTCACGTCGAGATCGACACCGGCATGGGCCGGATCGGCGTGCTCGAGGAATCGGCCGAGCAGTTCCTCGCCGAGCTGACGCGCCTGCCCGGCATCCGGCTCGCCAGCCTCTACACCCACTTCCCGGATGCCGACGCCGAGGATCTCGGCTTCTCTCAGCGCCAGTTGACGCGCTTTCGCGAGCTGGTATCGCGGCTGGCCGCACGCGGCATCCGGCCGCCGCGACTGCACGCCTCCAACAGCGCGGGGACCCTCAATCTGCCCGACGCGGGCTTCGACTGGGTGCGTCTCGGGCTCGCGGCGTACGGGCACCTGCCGCCCCATTCCCGCGCGGAGGTGCCACTCGAGCCGGTGATGGCGTTCAAGAGCCGCCTGGTGCAGGTGCGCGACCTGCCGGCCGGCGCCACCATCAGCTACGGCCGCACTTTCGTGACGTCGCGCCCGACCCGGAGCGGCGTGGTGGCGGTGGGCTATGGCCACGGCTACTCCTGGCTGCTCTCCAATCGCGGAGAGATGCTGGTGCGCGGGGCGCGCGTTCCGATCCTCGGACGGGTGACCATGGATCTGACCATGGTGGATCTCACCGAGGTGCCCGACGCCGCCCTCGGCGACGAGGTCACGCTGTTCGGTTCGCAGGGTGACGCGGTCTTGCCGCTCGAGGAGGTCGCGCGGCAGAGCGAGACGATCCCCTACGAGATCATGTGCACGATCGGAAAGCGGGTGACGCGCATCTACCTGCGCGAAGGCCGGCCGGTGAAACTGACTTCGCTGGTGGGCGAGAGCGCCGAATGGGCGGCGCAGGCGGCCGACCACTTCCGCATGCGCGCGCAGGCGCTGGCCGCCGCACGGCACCCCTGA
- the mazG gene encoding nucleoside triphosphate pyrophosphohydrolase, protein MSDRESTAFQELVAVCRRLRGPDGCPWDREQTLASMTPYLTEEAVESGEAIASGNPDATAEELGDLAFLAIFCLELLGESGGPGLADGLERAAQKLIRRHPHVYGDAKVSDGDGAYRQWQEIKRAEKSGGSEHVSLLGEQPKGLPALVGAFRIQEKAGAVGFDWPESSGALSKVREELGEIEREMGRDTTPALAREIGDLLFSVVNLSRHLGVDPERELRAASHRFRDRFHHIERRLAERGLSPSQASLEEMDALWEEAKRLNAALGGERTS, encoded by the coding sequence ATGAGCGACCGTGAATCCACCGCGTTCCAGGAACTGGTCGCGGTCTGCCGGCGTCTGCGCGGTCCCGACGGCTGCCCCTGGGATCGCGAGCAGACCCTGGCCAGCATGACGCCGTACCTCACGGAAGAGGCGGTCGAGTCGGGTGAGGCGATCGCCTCGGGGAATCCCGATGCGACCGCCGAGGAGCTCGGAGATCTCGCGTTCCTCGCGATCTTCTGCCTCGAGCTGCTGGGCGAAAGCGGAGGCCCGGGACTGGCGGACGGCCTCGAGCGCGCCGCGCAAAAGCTGATTCGGCGCCATCCGCACGTCTATGGCGACGCCAAGGTGTCGGACGGCGACGGCGCCTACCGCCAGTGGCAGGAAATCAAGCGCGCCGAGAAATCCGGCGGCTCGGAGCACGTCTCGCTGCTGGGCGAGCAGCCGAAGGGCTTGCCGGCGCTGGTCGGCGCCTTTCGCATTCAGGAGAAGGCGGGTGCGGTGGGCTTCGACTGGCCCGAGAGCTCCGGGGCGCTGTCCAAGGTGCGCGAAGAGCTGGGCGAGATCGAGCGCGAGATGGGTCGCGACACCACGCCGGCGCTGGCGCGCGAAATCGGCGATCTGCTGTTCTCGGTGGTCAATCTCTCGCGACACCTGGGCGTCGATCCCGAACGCGAGCTGCGCGCCGCTTCGCATCGATTCCGCGACCGCTTCCATCACATCGAGCGGCGGCTCGCCGAGCGCGGCCTGTCGCCCTCGCAGGCCTCGCTCGAAGAAATGGACGCGCTGTGGGAAGAAGCCAAGCGCTTGAACGCGGCGCTGGGCGGAGAGCGCACTTCATGA
- a CDS encoding DUF1844 domain-containing protein: MNSTTPSRAAALFLQLVLGLQQSGMMALGKLMNPITRKIETNLEVARDTIDTLAAIEARTRGNLEPDEERVLRQVLTELRMNYLDTVKKSTGATPPADQGAPGGSGGSGGSGEVPNQ, from the coding sequence ATGAACTCGACCACACCCTCGAGAGCCGCGGCGCTATTTCTTCAACTGGTGCTCGGGCTGCAGCAGAGCGGGATGATGGCGCTCGGCAAGCTGATGAACCCGATCACGCGCAAGATCGAGACGAATCTCGAGGTGGCGCGCGACACCATCGACACGCTGGCTGCGATCGAGGCGCGGACGCGCGGCAATCTCGAGCCCGACGAGGAGCGTGTGCTGCGCCAGGTGCTGACGGAGCTGCGCATGAACTACCTCGACACCGTGAAGAAGAGCACGGGCGCCACGCCGCCCGCCGACCAGGGCGCGCCCGGCGGATCCGGCGGGTCCGGCGGGTCCGGCGAAGTGCCCAACCAATGA
- a CDS encoding enoyl-CoA hydratase/isomerase family protein has product MTPPIARTPMIERGMLGPARLLRLAHGKASAFDLEFLLALEAELAAAEAEGAPAIVLTGTGAIFSAGVDLVRLRDGGAAYVREFLPALGRCFERLFYLPRPTVAAVNGHAIAGGGVLTLACDRRVMSRGNGRIGLPELKVGVPFPTLVIEIIRATLAPDVAQEIVLAGATYEPEQALARGLVDEVVDPERLLTRAEEIARDLAAVPPTSYRLSKERLRRPARDACRQFGAAEDAATLAAWSSPEVLEAVRAYVARTLGK; this is encoded by the coding sequence ATGACTCCGCCGATCGCACGCACGCCGATGATCGAGCGCGGCATGCTCGGGCCGGCGCGGCTATTGCGGCTGGCGCATGGCAAAGCGAGCGCGTTCGATCTGGAATTCTTGCTCGCGCTCGAAGCCGAACTCGCGGCGGCCGAGGCCGAAGGCGCGCCGGCCATCGTGCTCACCGGCACCGGCGCGATCTTCTCGGCGGGAGTGGACCTGGTGCGGTTGCGCGATGGCGGAGCCGCCTACGTCCGGGAGTTTCTGCCGGCGCTCGGCCGGTGCTTCGAGCGATTGTTCTACCTCCCGCGCCCGACCGTTGCGGCCGTCAATGGGCACGCGATTGCCGGCGGCGGCGTGCTGACGCTGGCCTGCGATCGGCGCGTCATGAGCCGCGGCAATGGCCGGATCGGTCTTCCCGAGTTGAAAGTGGGGGTGCCGTTTCCCACGCTCGTGATCGAGATCATCCGCGCCACGCTTGCCCCTGACGTGGCGCAGGAGATCGTGCTCGCCGGCGCCACCTACGAGCCCGAGCAGGCGCTCGCGCGCGGGCTGGTGGACGAAGTGGTCGACCCGGAGCGCTTGCTCACGCGCGCCGAGGAGATCGCGCGCGATCTCGCCGCGGTGCCGCCGACCAGCTATCGCCTGAGCAAGGAGCGGCTGCGCCGGCCGGCACGCGATGCCTGCCGGCAGTTCGGCGCGGCCGAAGACGCCGCCACGCTGGCGGCGTGGTCGTCGCCCGAGGTGCTGGAAGCGGTGCGCGCCTACGTGGCGCGCACGCTCGGCAAGTGA